Proteins encoded by one window of Arachis ipaensis cultivar K30076 chromosome B04, Araip1.1, whole genome shotgun sequence:
- the LOC107639754 gene encoding uncharacterized protein LOC107639754 isoform X1, whose amino-acid sequence MEGRRISARYSSRRIVASKGGRRRRASTNGSVNHNSIVKKLQSREICPKPHRAFATTTAHQRFSTMRLVQEYDTHDRKPSSTNSSSSSPSSILPFFMKRSKLVEIVAAKNLVFALCHSGLCAAFSRDTNERVCFLNVSPDEVIRSLFYNKNNDSLITVSVYASENFSSLKCRSTGIEYIRRGRPDDGFPLFESESLKWPGFVEFDDVNGKVLTYSAQDSVYKVFDLKNYTLLYSISDRHVQEIKISPGIMLLIFNRSSGHIPLQILSIEDGTVLKSFNHLLHRNKKVDFIEQFNEKLLVKQENENLQILDVRNAELTEISRTEFMTPSAFIFLYENQLFLTFRNRTVSVWNFRGELVTSFEDHLLWHPDCNTNNIYITSDQDLIISYCRADSDVQWLEGNAAGSINVSNILTGKCLAKINASNSSTKSDECSGTGCSCRRNHSSQIRSTVAEALEDITALFFDEDRNEIYTGNRHGLIHVWSN is encoded by the exons atggaaGGAAGAAGAATATCAGCAAGATATAGCAGCAGAAGAATAGTTGCAAGCaaaggtggaagaagaagaagagcttCCACCAATGGCAGTGTTAACCATAACAGCATCGTCAAAAAGCTCCAATCCCGCGAGATTTGCCCCAAGCCCCACCGGGCATTCGCAACAACCACTGCACACCAGAGATTCAGCACCATGCGCTTGGTTCAAGAGTATGACACTCATGATCGTAAACCTTCTTctaccaattcttcttcttcttctccttcttccattTTGCCCTTCTTCATGAAAAGAAGCAAGCTTGTTGAGATCGTTGCTGCTAAGAACTTGGTCTTTGCGCTTTGCCATTCTGGTCTTTGTGCTGCTTTTAGTAGAG ATACAAATGAAAGGGTTTGCTTTTTGAATGTGTCCCCTGATGAAGTGATTCGAAGTCTCTTCTATAATAAGAACAATGACTCACTTATTACAGTGTCTGTTTATGCTTCTGAAAACTTCAGCTCCTTGAAATGCAGATCCACTGGGATTGA ATACATACGAAGGGGTAGGCCAGACGATGGGTTTCCTCTCTTTGAGTCCGAGTCCTTGAAATGGCCCGGTTTTGTAGAGTTTGACGATGTTAACGGAAAGGTCCTAACTTACTCTGCACAGGATAG TGTATACAAGGTCTTTGATCTTAAAAACTATACATTGTTATACTCCATCTCAGATAGGCATGTTCAAGAAATCAAGATCAG CCCTGGTATCATGTTATTAATTTTCAATAGATCCAGCGGCCATATTCCCCTTCAGATTCTGTCCATCGAAGATGGCACAGTCCTCAAATCATTCAATCATCTACTTCATCGGAATAAAAAGGTGGATTTCATAGAGCAATTCAATGAAAAGCTTCTGGTCAAGCAAGAAAATGAGAACCTTCAGATTCTTGAC gtTCGAAATGCTGAACTGACAGAGATAAGCAGAACTGAGTTCATGACTCCATCAGCATTTATCTTCCTATATGAGAATCAATTGTTCCTTACTTTCAGAAACCGAACAGTTTCTGTGTGGAACTTTCGCGGAGAACTTGTTACGTCATTTGAGGATCACCTGTTATGGCATCCTGATTGCAATACAAATAACATATACATAACAAGTGATCAAGATCTGATCATATCTTATTGCAGGGCTGATTCCGATGTTCAATGGTTGGAAGGAAATG CTGCTGGCTCCATTAATGTCAGCAATATCTTGACCGGGAAATGTCTCGCTAAAATTAATGCGTCGAATAGCAGCACCAAATCAGATGAGTGCAGTGGAACTGGTTGCAGTTGTCGGCGCAATCATTCATCTCAAATAAGGAGCACTGTGGCGGAGGCTTTGGAGGACATAACTGCCCTCTTTTTCGATGAAGATCGAAATGAGATATATACCGGTAACAGACATGGTCTCATCCATGTATGGTCTAACTAA
- the LOC107639754 gene encoding uncharacterized protein LOC107639754 isoform X3: protein MEGRRISARYSSRRIVASKGGRRRRASTNGSVNHNSIVKKLQSREICPKPHRAFATTTAHQRFSTMRLVQEYDTHDRKPSSTNSSSSSPSSILPFFMKRSKLVEIVAAKNLVFALCHSGLCAAFSRDTNERVCFLNVSPDEVIRSLFYNKNNDSLITVSVYASENFSSLKCRSTGIEYIRRGRPDDGFPLFESESLKWPGFVEFDDVNGKVLTYSAQDSPGIMLLIFNRSSGHIPLQILSIEDGTVLKSFNHLLHRNKKVDFIEQFNEKLLVKQENENLQILDVRNAELTEISRTEFMTPSAFIFLYENQLFLTFRNRTVSVWNFRGELVTSFEDHLLWHPDCNTNNIYITSDQDLIISYCRADSDVQWLEGNAAGSINVSNILTGKCLAKINASNSSTKSDECSGTGCSCRRNHSSQIRSTVAEALEDITALFFDEDRNEIYTGNRHGLIHVWSN from the exons atggaaGGAAGAAGAATATCAGCAAGATATAGCAGCAGAAGAATAGTTGCAAGCaaaggtggaagaagaagaagagcttCCACCAATGGCAGTGTTAACCATAACAGCATCGTCAAAAAGCTCCAATCCCGCGAGATTTGCCCCAAGCCCCACCGGGCATTCGCAACAACCACTGCACACCAGAGATTCAGCACCATGCGCTTGGTTCAAGAGTATGACACTCATGATCGTAAACCTTCTTctaccaattcttcttcttcttctccttcttccattTTGCCCTTCTTCATGAAAAGAAGCAAGCTTGTTGAGATCGTTGCTGCTAAGAACTTGGTCTTTGCGCTTTGCCATTCTGGTCTTTGTGCTGCTTTTAGTAGAG ATACAAATGAAAGGGTTTGCTTTTTGAATGTGTCCCCTGATGAAGTGATTCGAAGTCTCTTCTATAATAAGAACAATGACTCACTTATTACAGTGTCTGTTTATGCTTCTGAAAACTTCAGCTCCTTGAAATGCAGATCCACTGGGATTGA ATACATACGAAGGGGTAGGCCAGACGATGGGTTTCCTCTCTTTGAGTCCGAGTCCTTGAAATGGCCCGGTTTTGTAGAGTTTGACGATGTTAACGGAAAGGTCCTAACTTACTCTGCACAGGATAG CCCTGGTATCATGTTATTAATTTTCAATAGATCCAGCGGCCATATTCCCCTTCAGATTCTGTCCATCGAAGATGGCACAGTCCTCAAATCATTCAATCATCTACTTCATCGGAATAAAAAGGTGGATTTCATAGAGCAATTCAATGAAAAGCTTCTGGTCAAGCAAGAAAATGAGAACCTTCAGATTCTTGAC gtTCGAAATGCTGAACTGACAGAGATAAGCAGAACTGAGTTCATGACTCCATCAGCATTTATCTTCCTATATGAGAATCAATTGTTCCTTACTTTCAGAAACCGAACAGTTTCTGTGTGGAACTTTCGCGGAGAACTTGTTACGTCATTTGAGGATCACCTGTTATGGCATCCTGATTGCAATACAAATAACATATACATAACAAGTGATCAAGATCTGATCATATCTTATTGCAGGGCTGATTCCGATGTTCAATGGTTGGAAGGAAATG CTGCTGGCTCCATTAATGTCAGCAATATCTTGACCGGGAAATGTCTCGCTAAAATTAATGCGTCGAATAGCAGCACCAAATCAGATGAGTGCAGTGGAACTGGTTGCAGTTGTCGGCGCAATCATTCATCTCAAATAAGGAGCACTGTGGCGGAGGCTTTGGAGGACATAACTGCCCTCTTTTTCGATGAAGATCGAAATGAGATATATACCGGTAACAGACATGGTCTCATCCATGTATGGTCTAACTAA
- the LOC107639754 gene encoding uncharacterized protein LOC107639754 isoform X2 gives MEGRRISARYSSRRIVASKGGRRRRASTNGSVNHNSIVKKLQSREICPKPHRAFATTTAHQRFSTMRLVQEYDTHDRKPSSTNSSSSSPSSILPFFMKRSKLVEIVAAKNLVFALCHSGLCAAFSRDTNERVCFLNVSPDEVIRSLFYNKNNDSLITVSVYASENFSSLKCRSTGIEYIRRGRPDDGFPLFESESLKWPGFVEFDDVNGKVLTYSAQDSVYKVFDLKNYTLLYSISDRHVQEIKISPGIMLLIFNRSSGHIPLQILSIEDGTVLKSFNHLLHRNKKVDFIEQFNEKLLVKQENENLQILDVRNAELTEISRTEFMTPSAFIFLYENQLFLTFRNRTVSVWNFRGELVTSFEDHLLWHPDCNTNNIYITSDQDLIISYCRADSDVQWLEGNAAGSINVSNILTGKCLAKINASNSSTKSDECSGTGCSCRRNHSSQIRSTVAEALEDITALFFDEDRNEIYTDQGTPCSAFCA, from the exons atggaaGGAAGAAGAATATCAGCAAGATATAGCAGCAGAAGAATAGTTGCAAGCaaaggtggaagaagaagaagagcttCCACCAATGGCAGTGTTAACCATAACAGCATCGTCAAAAAGCTCCAATCCCGCGAGATTTGCCCCAAGCCCCACCGGGCATTCGCAACAACCACTGCACACCAGAGATTCAGCACCATGCGCTTGGTTCAAGAGTATGACACTCATGATCGTAAACCTTCTTctaccaattcttcttcttcttctccttcttccattTTGCCCTTCTTCATGAAAAGAAGCAAGCTTGTTGAGATCGTTGCTGCTAAGAACTTGGTCTTTGCGCTTTGCCATTCTGGTCTTTGTGCTGCTTTTAGTAGAG ATACAAATGAAAGGGTTTGCTTTTTGAATGTGTCCCCTGATGAAGTGATTCGAAGTCTCTTCTATAATAAGAACAATGACTCACTTATTACAGTGTCTGTTTATGCTTCTGAAAACTTCAGCTCCTTGAAATGCAGATCCACTGGGATTGA ATACATACGAAGGGGTAGGCCAGACGATGGGTTTCCTCTCTTTGAGTCCGAGTCCTTGAAATGGCCCGGTTTTGTAGAGTTTGACGATGTTAACGGAAAGGTCCTAACTTACTCTGCACAGGATAG TGTATACAAGGTCTTTGATCTTAAAAACTATACATTGTTATACTCCATCTCAGATAGGCATGTTCAAGAAATCAAGATCAG CCCTGGTATCATGTTATTAATTTTCAATAGATCCAGCGGCCATATTCCCCTTCAGATTCTGTCCATCGAAGATGGCACAGTCCTCAAATCATTCAATCATCTACTTCATCGGAATAAAAAGGTGGATTTCATAGAGCAATTCAATGAAAAGCTTCTGGTCAAGCAAGAAAATGAGAACCTTCAGATTCTTGAC gtTCGAAATGCTGAACTGACAGAGATAAGCAGAACTGAGTTCATGACTCCATCAGCATTTATCTTCCTATATGAGAATCAATTGTTCCTTACTTTCAGAAACCGAACAGTTTCTGTGTGGAACTTTCGCGGAGAACTTGTTACGTCATTTGAGGATCACCTGTTATGGCATCCTGATTGCAATACAAATAACATATACATAACAAGTGATCAAGATCTGATCATATCTTATTGCAGGGCTGATTCCGATGTTCAATGGTTGGAAGGAAATG CTGCTGGCTCCATTAATGTCAGCAATATCTTGACCGGGAAATGTCTCGCTAAAATTAATGCGTCGAATAGCAGCACCAAATCAGATGAGTGCAGTGGAACTGGTTGCAGTTGTCGGCGCAATCATTCATCTCAAATAAGGAGCACTGTGGCGGAGGCTTTGGAGGACATAACTGCCCTCTTTTTCGATGAAGATCGAAATGAGATATATACCG ATCAAGGAACTCCATGTTCCGCTTTTTGTGCTTGA
- the LOC107639756 gene encoding 2,3-bisphosphoglycerate-independent phosphoglycerate mutase produces the protein MGSTDTKFKLADHPKLPKGKPVAVVVLDGWGEANADQYNCIHTAETPTMDSLKKGAPERWRLVRAHGTAVGLPTEDDMGNSEVGHNALGAGRIFAQGAKLVDLALESGKIYEGEGFKYIQESFANGTLHLIGLLSDGGVHSRLDQLQLLLKGVSERGVKRVRVHILTDGRDVLDGSSVGFVETLENDLVKLREKGIDARIASGGGRMHVTMDRYENDWNVVKRGWDAQVLGEAPHKFKSALEAVKKLRAEPKANDQYLPPFVIVDDNGKAVGPIVDGDAVVTFNFRADRMVMIAKSLEYEDFDKFDRVRFPKIRYAGMLQYDGELKLPSHYLVSPPEIDRTSGEFLVHNGVRTFACSETVKFGHVTFFWNGNRSGYFNRQLEEYVEIPSDIGITFNVQPKMKALEIAEKARDAILSRKFDQIRVNLPNGDMVGHTGDIEATVVACKAADEAVKMILDAIEQVGGIYVVTADHGNAEDMVKRDKSGKPLLDKEGKIQILTSHTLQPVPIAIGGPGLAPGVRFRNDVPDGGLANVAATVMNLHGFVAPSDYETTLIEVVDK, from the exons ATGGGAAGCACAGATACCAAGTTTAAATTGGCTGATCACCCAAAGCTGCCAAAGGGAAAGCCAGTTGCTGTGGTGGTTTTGGATGGATGGGGTGAGGCCAACGCTGATCAGTACAACTGTATCCACACCGCTGAAACTCCAACCATGGATTCCCTCAAAAAG GGTGCACCTGAAAGGTGGAGATTGGTGAGGGCTCATGGTACTGCTGTGGGACTTCCTACAGAGGATGACATGGGCAACAGTGAAGTCGGTCACAATGCTCTTGGTGCTGGCCGCATCTTTGCTCAAGG TGCCAAGCTTGTGGACCTTGCTCTTGAATCTGGAAAAATTTATGAAGGAGAAGGCTTCAAGTACATACAGGAAAGTTTTGCCAATGGCACATTGCATCTCATTGGGTTATTGAGTGATGGTGGAGTCCATTCCCGACTTGATCAGTTGCAG TTGTTGCTTAAAGGTGTTAGTGAGCGAGGTGTTAAGAGAGTCCGCGTACACATTCTTACAGATGGTCGTGATGTTTTGGATGGCTCAAGTGTCGGATTTGTAGAAACTCTTGAAAATGATCTTGTCAAGTTGCGTGAGAAGGGTATTGATGCAAGAATTGCATCAGGTGGGGGTCGTATGCATGTTACAATGGATCGATATGAG AATGACTGGAATGTTGTGAAACGAGGGTGGGATGCTCAAGTTCTTGGCGAAGCCCCTCATAAGTTTAAAAGTGCTCTTGAAGCTGTCAAGAAACTAAGAGCAGAACCAAAAGCCAATGATCAGTACCTGCCTCCTTTTGTCATTGTTGATGATAATGGGAAGGCTGTTGGACCAATTGTTGATGGTGATGCAGTTGTTACATTCAACTTCCGGGCAGATCGTATGGTTATGATTGCCAAGTCTCTTGAATACGAAGACTTTGATAAATTTGATAGAGTCCGTTTCCCCAAGATTCGCTATGCTGGAATGCTTCAGTACGATGGTGAATTGAAGCTTCCTAGTCATTATCTTGTTTCTCCACCAGAAATTGACAGGACTTCTGGTGAATTCTTGGTGCATAATGGTGTTAGGACTTTTGCATGCAG CGAGACTGTTAAATTTGGTCATGTCACATTCTTCTGGAATGGAAACCGCTCTGGCTATTTTAATCGACAACTGGAGGAATATGTGGAAATTCCTAGTGACATTGGGATTACATTCAATGTACAACCAAAAATGAAGGCACTGGAGATTGCTGAAAAGGCTAGGGATGCCATTCTTAGTCGGAAATTTGATCAG ATCCGTGTCAACCTTCCAAATGGTGACATGGTGGGGCATACAGGTGATATTGAAGCGACAGTTGTGGCTTGCAAGGCTGCTGATGAAGCAGTGAAG ATGATTCTTGATGCAATTGAACAAGTAGGTGGAATTTATGTCGTCACTGCTGACCATGGCAATGCAGAGGACATGGTCAAGAGAGACAAATCGGGAAAGCCTCTTCTTGACAAGGAGGGAAAGATTCAGATTCTTACTTCACATACCCTTCAGCCG GTGCCTATTGCCATTGGAGGTCCTGGATTGGCCCCTGGTGTCAGGTTCAGAAATGACGTCCCCGATGGTGGGCTGGCCAATGTAGCTGCGACCGTGATGAATCTTCATGGATTTGTGGCTCCCAGTGACTATGAGACAACTCTCATTGAAGTAGTTGATAAGTAG